The Bacteroidia bacterium genome includes a window with the following:
- a CDS encoding UbiD family decarboxylase: protein MGYSSLRSAIEDLRKAGQLLHIPEEVDPELEMAAIHRQINNIAGPAIYFEKVKGSPFPAVSNLFGTMDRARFLFRDELPLVKKVMKMKQDPSAILNRPWKHLGEIMAARKAFPQKTNTLTSLSGRCRLSDLPALRSWPLDGGKFITLPLVYTEDPELPGVKHSNLGMYRVQISGNEYLPEQEMGLHYQIHRGIGIHHTKAAAKNEPLRVTVFTGGSPAHTLAAIMPLPEGISELMFAGLLAGRKFHYGYHGGYFIPADADFVITGTIDHGTVKPEGPFGDHLGYYSLAHPFPVMKVDGVFHRKDPIWPFTVVGRPRQEDSVFGELIHELTGDLIPSEIPGVKEVHAVDEAGVHPLLLATGKERYTPYSEDQRPAELLTTANRILGTGQLSLAKFLFIATDSRQTPSVHDTKEFFRHMLERIDTQTDLHFHTETTADTLDYSGTGLNRGSKLVIAAGKMKRRTAEEKIPDGLNLTGCHSPTLILPGILTMSAPVWIAREEADKQLHRWATELGNYPGETFKGETRIPLVIFTDENTISATDAFRDWLWVTFTRCNPSHDVEGVNSFISYKHWGCKGSLLFDARIKKHHAPVLRPDEAAESRAEALIRKYSRTSR, encoded by the coding sequence ATGGGATATTCCAGTCTTCGTTCTGCAATAGAAGACCTGCGCAAAGCCGGGCAATTGCTGCATATACCAGAAGAAGTAGATCCCGAGCTGGAGATGGCCGCCATTCACCGGCAGATTAACAACATCGCCGGACCGGCCATTTACTTCGAAAAGGTTAAAGGCTCCCCCTTCCCTGCTGTATCCAATCTGTTCGGAACAATGGACCGTGCCCGGTTTCTGTTCCGCGACGAGCTTCCCCTGGTGAAAAAGGTGATGAAAATGAAGCAGGATCCGTCAGCGATTCTTAACCGGCCATGGAAACATCTTGGTGAAATAATGGCCGCCAGAAAGGCCTTTCCGCAAAAAACCAATACCCTCACATCTCTAAGCGGGCGCTGCCGCCTGTCGGACCTTCCCGCGCTCAGAAGCTGGCCCCTCGACGGAGGAAAATTCATCACCCTTCCTTTGGTTTATACCGAAGACCCGGAACTACCGGGAGTGAAACATTCTAACCTGGGAATGTACCGGGTTCAGATCAGCGGTAATGAGTATCTGCCGGAGCAGGAGATGGGACTGCATTACCAGATCCACCGCGGCATTGGCATCCATCATACCAAAGCGGCCGCAAAGAATGAACCGCTCCGGGTGACTGTTTTTACAGGAGGATCTCCTGCACATACGCTGGCGGCAATCATGCCTCTTCCGGAAGGAATTTCCGAACTAATGTTCGCCGGACTTCTGGCAGGGAGAAAATTTCACTACGGTTACCATGGGGGGTATTTTATCCCGGCCGACGCCGACTTTGTAATCACCGGCACCATTGATCACGGCACCGTTAAGCCGGAAGGCCCCTTTGGAGATCACCTGGGATATTATTCCCTCGCACATCCCTTCCCCGTAATGAAAGTTGACGGCGTCTTCCACAGAAAAGATCCCATTTGGCCCTTTACCGTGGTGGGAAGACCGAGGCAGGAAGACAGTGTGTTCGGAGAACTCATTCATGAACTTACAGGAGACCTGATTCCTTCGGAAATTCCCGGGGTAAAAGAAGTACACGCAGTAGACGAGGCCGGCGTGCATCCCCTTCTGCTGGCAACCGGGAAGGAACGGTATACGCCCTATTCCGAAGACCAACGCCCCGCTGAACTGCTCACCACCGCGAACCGTATACTGGGAACCGGGCAACTGAGCCTGGCCAAATTTCTGTTTATCGCTACAGACAGCAGGCAGACCCCTTCCGTACATGACACAAAAGAATTTTTCCGTCATATGCTGGAACGTATTGATACGCAAACCGACCTCCATTTTCATACAGAAACTACCGCAGATACGCTGGACTACAGCGGAACGGGACTTAACCGCGGAAGTAAACTGGTGATTGCCGCCGGAAAGATGAAACGCAGAACCGCTGAAGAAAAAATACCCGACGGTTTGAACCTCACCGGTTGTCATTCCCCCACCCTGATTCTCCCCGGCATTCTTACGATGAGTGCTCCTGTATGGATCGCGCGGGAAGAGGCGGATAAACAACTGCACCGCTGGGCCACGGAACTTGGAAATTATCCCGGTGAGACTTTTAAAGGGGAAACACGCATTCCCCTGGTGATCTTCACTGACGAGAATACCATTTCCGCCACCGACGCTTTCCGCGACTGGCTCTGGGTAACCTTTACCCGGTGCAATCCATCCCATGATGTGGAAGGTGTGAACAGCTTTATTTCGTACAAACACTGGGGCTGTAAGGGCTCCTTACTTTTTGATGCCCGCATTAAAAAACATCACGCTCCTGTTCTGCGCCCTGATGAAGCGGCAGAATCGCGGGCCGAGGCGCTGATCCGGAAGTACTCACGAACCTCCCGCTAA